The following are from one region of the Silene latifolia isolate original U9 population chromosome 9, ASM4854445v1, whole genome shotgun sequence genome:
- the LOC141598658 gene encoding disease resistance protein RUN1-like yields the protein MSSTPNDDDQSITRCTTLTTPIPPYLPPPLLSTRLNWDVFLSFRGIETRHTMTQSLYDALKSNGIRVFIDGAGMEKGDVIKSSLDEAIADTALAVAIISPKYGDSPWCLDELCGLFECRKRVIPVFYRVEPSDVRRQEEEFGKNFDSMVEENKQYQKTEEDAAKAKANVEKWRKALKDVGNISGYPCRSECDDPEAIERIVKQVVGELKNIPDYVAKITVGLDSRVNQVLEKLDIHSNGVKFLGIHGTPGIGKTTLAKAAFNKLAVHFKRRCFVSNVREQCSNEEGVLSVQNKLLEDLSLGRVMLAKQETLGKKAIKEIVNENRVLVVLDDVSQANQLESLGIVRDWLEQGSRVIITSRDREVINLLCCDNDKHEAKKLSESESLELFSIYAFGRRKPTDEYLKISEEIVELTDGLPLALEVFGSSLVKKTMSEWENSLKKFEEFGPEKLQGVLKISYDALDAQDKAAFLDISCLLLQMNMERGDVVDILEGCGLRGELAIGNLVTKSLLKISESNKLWMHDQIRDMGRQFVMDENSDDPGKRSRLWDSRDIGNVLRLEKGTGAIRGIVLDIKQPSTTAFNYLFEKIKNLTRQKADENDDAIFHTKSFEKMDSLKLLQINYSQLRGNMKYMPSVLRCLQWRGCSEKTVSENIPEELRVLDVSGSNIQQLWPSYLPRWSTNKVARNLVVLNLSNNPRLTALPDMSSNRHLEKLVLKQCVGLTKIHDSIGKMSSLVHLNLQGCSDLVDFPSDVTGMKGLRELILSGCSKFRGLPHDVRSLKSLIQLLLDGTAIKNLPGYLFHLTQLEVLSLNRCNQIEQLPRWIGSLSSLKDLSLNQTMLKTLPDTIGSLSSLEKLSLVHCSSLETLPDSVESLKSLVELHLTGTSIQELPPSICSLSYLKVLSAGQCSSLSLLPVTIGGLAFVTELQLDNTAITCLPDEICSLTCIRKLDLNNCKSLARLPEKIGKLSNLNILWMIGAAIKELPDSIGGLENLTWLNLNNCSELGQLPETIGSLRSLHILMMEDTAVTFLPESFGMLESLMVLKMKKSVQDILNGFDNVLPTSFYKLSRLEEFDASGCQISGQINDDFVMLSKLEVLDLGFNSFHSLPSTLEGLCFLKNLSLCHCVNLRSLPPLPSTLELLVCADCYSLESICDLLNLDRLQELQLANCYKLTDIPGLECLKSLRRLYMSSCTASAAAVKKRLSKITLRNLKLET from the exons ATGTCGTCAACACCAAACGACGACGACCAATCCATCACACGATGCACCACACTAACCACCCCAATACCACCGTACCTACCACCGCCATTACTCTCAACACGCCTAAACTGGGACGTATTCCTAAGTTTTCGCGGTATCGAAACCCGACACACAATGACACAGTCACTCTACGACGCGCTCAAATCTAACGGTATACGTGTATTCATCGATGGTGCAGGAATGGAGAAAGGTGACGTCATTAAGTCGTCACTTGACGAAGCCATTGCTGACACTGCTCTTGCTGTTGCGATTATTTCTCCAAAGTACGGTGATTCTCCTTGGTGTCTTGATGAGCTTTGTGGTCTTTTCGAGTGTCGGAAACGGGTTATTCCGGTTTTTTATCGGGTTGAACCGTCGGATGTCCGGCGTCAGGAAGAGGAATTTGGGAAGAATTTTGATTCTATGGTTGAGGAGAATAAACAGTATCAAAAAACCGAAGAGGATGCGGCCAAGGCGAAGGCGAATGTGGAGAAGTGGAGGAAAGCTTTGAAGGATGTTGGTAATATTTCCGGGTATCCTTGTCGTTCCGAGTG TGATGACCCAGAGGCCATAGAACGCATTGTGAAGCAGGTTGTGGGAGAGTTGAAGAACATTCCAGACTACGTGGCAAAAATCACTGTTGGGTTGGATTCTCGTGTGAATCAAGTGTTGGAGAAGTTGGATATTCACTCTAATGGTGTTAAGTTTCTTGGTATTCACGGAACTCCTGGTATAGGCAAGACAACCCTGGCTAAAGCCGCCTTCAATAAGCTGGCAGTTCATTTCAAAAGACGCTGCTTTGTGTCTAATGTCAGAGAACAGTGCAGTAATGAAGAGGGGGTTTTGAGTGTACAAAATAAACTTTTAGAAGATCTTTCCCTTGGGAGAGTAATGTTAGCAAAGCAAGAAACTCTAGGGAAAAAAGCAATCAAGGAAATAGTTAACGAGAATCGAGTCTTAGTTGTATTAGATGATGTGTCTCAAGCAAACCAACTCGAAAGTCTTGGCATTGTTAGAGATTGGCTTGAACAAGGGAGCAGGGTAATTATTACTAGTAGAGATAGAGAAGTAATAAACCTTTTATGTTGTGATAATGATAAGCATGAGGCAAAAAAGCTAAGTGAGTCAGAGTCACTAGAACTGTTTAGTATTTATGCTTTTGGAAGAAGGAAACCTACAGACGAATATCTGAAAATTTCTGAGGAAATTGTTGAGCTAACAGATGGACTTCCTTTGGCTCTAGAAGTGTTCGGGTCATCCTTGGTTAAGAAAACAATGAGTGAGTGGGAGAATTCTTTGAAAAAATTTGAGGAGTTTGGACCCGAAAAACTTCAGGGTGTGCTCAAAATCAGCTATGATGCTCTTGATGCACAAGATAAGGCTGCATTCCTAGATATATCATGTCTGTTGCTTCAAATGAATATGGAGAGAGGGGATGTAGTGGACATATTGGAGGGGTGTGGTTTAAGGGGCGAGTTAGCAATTGGAAACCTTGTTACAAAATCTTTACTGAAGATATCAGAAAGTAATAAGTTGTGGATGCATGATCAAATTAGGGATATGGGGAGGCAATTTGTTATGGATGAAAACTCTGATGATCCTGGAAAGCGAAGCAGACTTTGGGATTCTCGTGATATAGGAAACGTTCTCCGGCTTGAAAAG GGTACAGGAGCAATTCGTGGCATTGTTCTTGATATTAAACAACCTTCAACTACCGCCTTCAACTATCTGTTCGAAAAAATCAAGAATCTTACTAGGCAAAAAGCAGATGAAAATGACGATGCCATTTTTCACACAAAATCATTTGAGAAGATGGACAGCCTGAAACTACttcaaattaattattcacaGCTAAGAGGAAATATGAAATATATGCCATCTGTGCTGAGGTGCCTGCAGTGGAGAGGATGTTCAGAGAAGACTGTTTCTGAAAATATACCGGAAGAACTTCGTGTGCTTGATGTTTCAGGAAGTAATATTCAACAACTATGGCCCTCATATTTGCCTCGGTGGTCGACCAACAAG GTAGCTCGTAACTTGGTGGTGCTAAATCTCTCCAACAATCCCCGTCTAACTGCTCTACCTGACATGTCGAGCAATAGACACTTGGAAAAGCTAGTACTTAAGCAATGTGTTGGACTGACTAAGATTCACGATTCAATAGGGAAAATGAGTTCCTTAGTTCATTTAAATTTACAAGGGTGTTCAGACTTGGTTGATTTTCCCAGTGACGTCACAGGAATGAAAGGTCTTAGAGAGTTGATCTTGTCTGGCTGCTCCAAATTCAGAGGATTACCACATGACGTTCGAAGCTTGAAATCATTGATCCAACTACTTCTTGACGGCACAGCAATAAAAAATCTTCCTGGATATCTGTTCCATCTCACACAGCTTGAAGTACTTAGTCTAAACCGTTGTAATCAGATCGAACAGCTGCCTCGATGGATAGGGAGTTTGAGCTCTCTAAAAGATCTCTCACTTAATCAGACAATGCTGAAAACGTTACCTGATACTATTGGATCGTTGTCAAGCCTTGAGAAATTAAGTCTAGTGCACTGTTCGTCACTAGAAACTCTTCCGGATTCAGTAGAAAGCCTGAAGTCCCTGGTTGAGTTGCACCTAACCGGTACTTCAATCCAAGAACTTCCTCCATCTATTTGTTCACTATCCTATCTGAAGGTCTTATCAGCTGGACAATGCAGTTCTTTGTCCCTACTGCCTGTTACAATAGGAGGATTAGCTTTTGTCACTGAGCTCCAGCTAGACAACACAGCAATTACATGTCTCCCTGATGAAATTTGTTCCTTGACATGTATTCGGAAGCTTGATCTGAATAATTGCAAATCACTTGCAAGATTGCCTGAAAAAATTGGTAAATTGTCAAATCTTAACATTCTTTGGATGATAGGTGCTGCCATTAAAGAATTGCCCGACTCCATTGGGGGATTGGAGAATCTTACATGGTTAAACCTGAATAATTGTAGTGAGCTAGGCCAGCTACCAGAAACCATAGGTTCGTTGAGATCCTTGCACATACTTATGATGGAAGATACCGCTGTCACCTTCTTACCTGAAAGTTTTGGGATGCTTGAAAGCTTAATGGTATTGAAAATGAAGAAGTCCGTCCAGGACATCCTAAATGGGTTTGACAATGTACTACCTACTTCTTTCTACAAGCTTTCTCGTTTGGAAGAATTTGATGCCTCAGGATGCCAAATTTCAG GTCAAATAAATGATGATTTTGTCATGCTTTCCAAGCTAGAGGTTTTGGACCTGGGGTTCAACAGTTTTCATAGCCTTCCTTCCACGCTGGAGGGACTTTGTTTCTTAAAGAATCTATCACTTTGTCACTGTGTAAACCTGAGGTCGCTACCTCCGCTTCCTTCTACTTTGGAGTTGCTAGTATGTGCAGATTGTTATTCACTTGAAAGTATATGCGACCTCTTAAACCTTGATCGCTTACAAGAACTGCAACTTGCAAATTGCTACAAACTTACTGATATTCCAGGCCTTGAATGCTTGAAGTCTTTGAGAAGGTTGTACATGAGTAGTTGTACTGCAAGTGCAGCAGCTGTCAAAAAAAGACTAAGCAAG ATTACTCTCAGAAACTTGAAACTTGAAACTTGA